The window TTTCTTAAATTCGTCATTAGCTAACAATTCTTCAATATTTGATAAAGTATTGTCTCCCATTAATAATACTTTAACTCCTTCATGCTCCATAAAAACTGTAAGGCTATAATAATTCAAATCATTCGCTTCATGTTCGGGTTTGAAACTAGTAAAAGTCACTCCGCCATTATAGTCTGTATTCGTTATGCTTATTTCGTGGGGTGTGGGCTTGTTATAGTCTTTATCAAGTTTTAAATATTGGTTAAATGCTTTAATTGCATTAGGATTATCCGATGAATCTCTTGATTCTTCAATTAATTTTTTTGGGATAGATTTATTCCGTAAAATGGTTTTTGGTTTTCTATCGTCCATTTCTGCAAGTCCACTAATGTGGTCTAAATGTGGATGGCTAATAATTAAACAGTATAAATTACCATTTACATAATCTAAGGGATTCTTATTTTCACACATTCCCAAATCAAATAAAATTTTCACGGTTTCTGTTTCAATTAAAACTGAACATCCATGACCTATATCAAAAAATCTTAATTTTAGAGTCATTTTCCTTCCTCCTTTTTTTAATTTTTAAAATTATTCTTACAATAAGTTATTATTATTGGACTATTTAAAATTATCTATTTTATCACTAAAAAATATAAAATAATTAATCGTTAAAGTAATATTATTAATTTAATGTTATAAGTATTATAAAATTGATGAAAAAGTATTATTATCTAAATATTATTTATGGTAATAAATAATATTAATATAAAATAATAAAATAATCGATTGATTAAAATTAATTTTAATTATGTTAACTAGGGAAATATTGAAGTAATATTAACTTTAATTAATAATAATATTTAAATTAAAATTAC is drawn from Methanobrevibacter millerae and contains these coding sequences:
- a CDS encoding ComEC/Rec2 family competence protein, with translation MTLKLRFFDIGHGCSVLIETETVKILFDLGMCENKNPLDYVNGNLYCLIISHPHLDHISGLAEMDDRKPKTILRNKSIPKKLIEESRDSSDNPNAIKAFNQYLKLDKDYNKPTPHEISITNTDYNGGVTFTSFKPEHEANDLNYYSLTVFMEHEGVKVLLMGDNTLSNIEELLANDEFKKHTEDIDIFLAPHHGRESCYSVELMNHLKPKITIISDGSDDSDNSAVDRYNSKSKGRTIIEKGKPKLRKCLTTRNDGDIFVEIKDGDSVIKC